A stretch of the Melanotaenia boesemani isolate fMelBoe1 chromosome 24, fMelBoe1.pri, whole genome shotgun sequence genome encodes the following:
- the LOC121635376 gene encoding oxysterol-binding protein-related protein 11-like isoform X1, with product MQGETAAIRITESEGKLDVFPQNRTPSSGRASAKSWQYSDHMENIDGYLMKYTNLVTGWQYRFFVLNNEAGFLEYFVNEQSRPQKPRGTLPLAGAVISPSDEDSHTFTVNAISGEQYKLRATDAKERQHWVSRLQICTQHHTEAMGKSNPPPKSRSYSMVSQGSGSSPMSLRRPSQNPPPLFGWQQGHKGSSLYSSKRSLLPDHLMDAREMMSQAQGQHRDLIQSIEGLPAAPGLSPLDQDLLMLKATSMATMNCLNECLHILHLQQVARHRSSLEAGPTIEWLEPKLPDILKNGSSSLGSFTTGEGPLEGSCLELSTPETCSFSGEQEDISADDEEEDSFTDKEEDLGAVEEERSVILHLLSQLKLGMDLTRVVLPTFILEKRSLLEMYADFISHPDLFVTITDGSSPEDRMVRFVEYYLTSFHEGRKGAIAKKPYNPIIGETFHCSWKVPRRPDASKEPSQGSPEPAAASQEPYQVRFVAEQVSHHPPVSGFYAECQERRMCVNTHVWTKSKFMGMSIGVSMIGEGCLHLLEHDEEYTFTLPCAYARSILTVPWVELGGKVNISCAKSGYSAVITFQTKPFYGGKLHKVTAEVKHNATNAVVCRVQGEWNGVLEFSYTSGETRVVDVTKLPVTRKLVRPVERQGPTESRRLWQHVSEALRQKDIEKATEHKRILEERQRTEERHRAETETPWRTRYFDREGEGWVYHKPLWKNSAFKS from the exons ATGCAAGGGGAAACTGCGGCGATACGAATCACGGAAAGCGAGGGCAAGCTGGATGTATTTCCCCAGAACAGGACCCCGAGCTCGGGGAGAGCAAGTGCTAAAAGTTGGCAGTACAG TGATCACATGGAGAATATTGATGGCTACTTGATGAAATACACCAACCTGGTGACAGGCTGGCAGTACAG GTTCTTTGTCTTAAACAATGAGGCGGGCTTTCTGGAGTATTTTGTCAACGAGCAGTCACGTCCACAGAAGCCCCGTGGCACGCTTCCTCTGGCTGGTGCCGTCATTTCTCCCAGTGATGAAGACTCGCATACCTTCACAGTAAACGCCATCAGCGGGGAGCAGTACAAGCTCAGGG CCACTGATGCCAAAGAGAGGCAGCACTGGGTCAGCAGACTGCAGATCTGCACACAACACCACACAGAGGCCATGGGAAAG AGTAATCCCCCTCCCAAATCCCGTAGCTACTCCATGGTGTCTCAAGGCAGCGGCAGCTCACCCATGTCCCTGCGCCGGCCCAGCCAAAACCCACCCCCTTTGTTCGGCTGGCAGCAGGGCCACAAGGGCTCGTCACTCTACTCCAGCAAGAGGTCACTGCTGCCAGACCACCTGATGGACGCAAGAGAG ATGATGAGTCAGGCCCAGGGTCAGCACAGAGACCTGATCCAGAGTATTGAGGGCCTGCCAGCAGCCCCTGGCCTCTCCCCTCTAGACCAGGATCTGCTGATGCTCAAGGCTACCTCCATGGCCACCATGAACTGCCTCAACGAGTGCCTGCACATTTTGCACCTGCAGCAGGTTGCCAGACACAGGAGCTCCCTGGAAG CAGGACCCACCATCGAGTGGTTGGAGCCCAAACTGCCCGACATCCTGAAGAACGGCAGCAGCTCTCTGGGCAGCTTCACGACGGGGGAGGGCCCGCTGGAGGGGAGCTGCCTGGAGCTCAGCACCCCTGAGACCTGCAGCTTCTCTGGG GAACAGGAGGACATAAGCgcagatgatgaggaggaggactCCTTTACAGACAAGGAGGAGGACCTGGGCGCCGTAGAGGAGGAGCGCAGCGTCATCCTACACCTGCTGTCACAGCTAAAGCTGGGCATGGACCTCACACGG GTCGTCCTTCCCACTTTCATCCTAGAAAAGCGCTCTCTGCTGGAGATGTACGCCGACTTCATATCCCATCCGGACCTCTTTGTCACCATCACCGACGGCAGCAGCCCGGAGGACCGCATGGTCCGGTTTGTTGAGTACTACCTCACCTCCTTCCATGAGGGCCGCAAGGGCGCCATTGCCAAGAAGCCCTACAACCCTATCATCGGTGAGACCTTCCACTGCTCCTGGAAGGTACCCAGGAGACCGGATGCCTCCAAGGAGCCCTCACAGGGAAGCCCAGAGCCTGCTGCAGCCTCCCAGGAACCCTACCAAGTGCGGTTTGTGGCAGAGCAGGTGTCCCATCATCCCCCTGTGTCTGGCTTCTATGCGGAGTGCCAGGAGAGGAGGATGTGTGTGAACACACATGTGTGGACCAAGAGCAAGTTTATGGGGATGTCTATTGGAGTATCCATGATAGGAGAAG GTTGTCTGCATTTGCTGGAGCATGACGAAGAGTACACCTTTACGCTGCCCTGTGCCTACGCGCGCTCCATCCTCACCGTTCCCTGGGTAGAACTGGGTGGCAAAGTCAACATCAGCTGCGCTAAATCCGGCTACTCAGCAGTCATCACTTTCCAGACGAAACCCTTTTACGGCGGCAAATTACACAA AGTCACAGCAGAGGTGAAGCACAACGCCACCAACGCAGTGGTGTGCCGTGTGCAAGGCGAGTGGAACGGCGTGTTGGAGTTCAGCTACACCAGCGGAGAGACGAGGGTGGTCGACGTCACTAAGCTGCCTGTGACGAGGAAGCTTGTTAGGCCCGTTGAGAGGCAGGGACCCACTGAATCCAG GCGCTTGTGGCAGCATGTGTCTGAGGCCTTAAGGCAGAAAGATATTGAAAAAGCCACCGAGCACAAGAGGATCCTAGAGGAGAGGCAGCGGACCGAGGAGAGGCACCGCGCTGAGACAGAAACACCGTGGAGGACCAGATATTTTGACAGAGAG GGTGAAGGTTGGGTTTATCACAAGCCACTTTGGAAAAACTCTGCATTCAAATCCTAG
- the LOC121635376 gene encoding oxysterol-binding protein-related protein 11-like isoform X2, translating to MQGETAAIRITESEGKLDVFPQNRTPSSGRASAKSWQYSDHMENIDGYLMKYTNLVTGWQYRFFVLNNEAGFLEYFVNEQSRPQKPRGTLPLAGAVISPSDEDSHTFTVNAISGEQYKLRATDAKERQHWVSRLQICTQHHTEAMGKSNPPPKSRSYSMVSQGSGSSPMSLRRPSQNPPPLFGWQQGHKGSSLYSSKRSLLPDHLMDAREMMSQAQGQHRDLIQSIEGLPAAPGLSPLDQDLLMLKATSMATMNCLNECLHILHLQQVARHRSSLEGPTIEWLEPKLPDILKNGSSSLGSFTTGEGPLEGSCLELSTPETCSFSGEQEDISADDEEEDSFTDKEEDLGAVEEERSVILHLLSQLKLGMDLTRVVLPTFILEKRSLLEMYADFISHPDLFVTITDGSSPEDRMVRFVEYYLTSFHEGRKGAIAKKPYNPIIGETFHCSWKVPRRPDASKEPSQGSPEPAAASQEPYQVRFVAEQVSHHPPVSGFYAECQERRMCVNTHVWTKSKFMGMSIGVSMIGEGCLHLLEHDEEYTFTLPCAYARSILTVPWVELGGKVNISCAKSGYSAVITFQTKPFYGGKLHKVTAEVKHNATNAVVCRVQGEWNGVLEFSYTSGETRVVDVTKLPVTRKLVRPVERQGPTESRRLWQHVSEALRQKDIEKATEHKRILEERQRTEERHRAETETPWRTRYFDREGEGWVYHKPLWKNSAFKS from the exons ATGCAAGGGGAAACTGCGGCGATACGAATCACGGAAAGCGAGGGCAAGCTGGATGTATTTCCCCAGAACAGGACCCCGAGCTCGGGGAGAGCAAGTGCTAAAAGTTGGCAGTACAG TGATCACATGGAGAATATTGATGGCTACTTGATGAAATACACCAACCTGGTGACAGGCTGGCAGTACAG GTTCTTTGTCTTAAACAATGAGGCGGGCTTTCTGGAGTATTTTGTCAACGAGCAGTCACGTCCACAGAAGCCCCGTGGCACGCTTCCTCTGGCTGGTGCCGTCATTTCTCCCAGTGATGAAGACTCGCATACCTTCACAGTAAACGCCATCAGCGGGGAGCAGTACAAGCTCAGGG CCACTGATGCCAAAGAGAGGCAGCACTGGGTCAGCAGACTGCAGATCTGCACACAACACCACACAGAGGCCATGGGAAAG AGTAATCCCCCTCCCAAATCCCGTAGCTACTCCATGGTGTCTCAAGGCAGCGGCAGCTCACCCATGTCCCTGCGCCGGCCCAGCCAAAACCCACCCCCTTTGTTCGGCTGGCAGCAGGGCCACAAGGGCTCGTCACTCTACTCCAGCAAGAGGTCACTGCTGCCAGACCACCTGATGGACGCAAGAGAG ATGATGAGTCAGGCCCAGGGTCAGCACAGAGACCTGATCCAGAGTATTGAGGGCCTGCCAGCAGCCCCTGGCCTCTCCCCTCTAGACCAGGATCTGCTGATGCTCAAGGCTACCTCCATGGCCACCATGAACTGCCTCAACGAGTGCCTGCACATTTTGCACCTGCAGCAGGTTGCCAGACACAGGAGCTCCCTGGAAG GACCCACCATCGAGTGGTTGGAGCCCAAACTGCCCGACATCCTGAAGAACGGCAGCAGCTCTCTGGGCAGCTTCACGACGGGGGAGGGCCCGCTGGAGGGGAGCTGCCTGGAGCTCAGCACCCCTGAGACCTGCAGCTTCTCTGGG GAACAGGAGGACATAAGCgcagatgatgaggaggaggactCCTTTACAGACAAGGAGGAGGACCTGGGCGCCGTAGAGGAGGAGCGCAGCGTCATCCTACACCTGCTGTCACAGCTAAAGCTGGGCATGGACCTCACACGG GTCGTCCTTCCCACTTTCATCCTAGAAAAGCGCTCTCTGCTGGAGATGTACGCCGACTTCATATCCCATCCGGACCTCTTTGTCACCATCACCGACGGCAGCAGCCCGGAGGACCGCATGGTCCGGTTTGTTGAGTACTACCTCACCTCCTTCCATGAGGGCCGCAAGGGCGCCATTGCCAAGAAGCCCTACAACCCTATCATCGGTGAGACCTTCCACTGCTCCTGGAAGGTACCCAGGAGACCGGATGCCTCCAAGGAGCCCTCACAGGGAAGCCCAGAGCCTGCTGCAGCCTCCCAGGAACCCTACCAAGTGCGGTTTGTGGCAGAGCAGGTGTCCCATCATCCCCCTGTGTCTGGCTTCTATGCGGAGTGCCAGGAGAGGAGGATGTGTGTGAACACACATGTGTGGACCAAGAGCAAGTTTATGGGGATGTCTATTGGAGTATCCATGATAGGAGAAG GTTGTCTGCATTTGCTGGAGCATGACGAAGAGTACACCTTTACGCTGCCCTGTGCCTACGCGCGCTCCATCCTCACCGTTCCCTGGGTAGAACTGGGTGGCAAAGTCAACATCAGCTGCGCTAAATCCGGCTACTCAGCAGTCATCACTTTCCAGACGAAACCCTTTTACGGCGGCAAATTACACAA AGTCACAGCAGAGGTGAAGCACAACGCCACCAACGCAGTGGTGTGCCGTGTGCAAGGCGAGTGGAACGGCGTGTTGGAGTTCAGCTACACCAGCGGAGAGACGAGGGTGGTCGACGTCACTAAGCTGCCTGTGACGAGGAAGCTTGTTAGGCCCGTTGAGAGGCAGGGACCCACTGAATCCAG GCGCTTGTGGCAGCATGTGTCTGAGGCCTTAAGGCAGAAAGATATTGAAAAAGCCACCGAGCACAAGAGGATCCTAGAGGAGAGGCAGCGGACCGAGGAGAGGCACCGCGCTGAGACAGAAACACCGTGGAGGACCAGATATTTTGACAGAGAG GGTGAAGGTTGGGTTTATCACAAGCCACTTTGGAAAAACTCTGCATTCAAATCCTAG